The Gemmata palustris genome includes a region encoding these proteins:
- a CDS encoding Uma2 family endonuclease, whose product MTANPPPSSERSRRLTREQYYELGNRGFFDGKRVELIFGEVVEMSPINWPHALGVGLVTDILRVAFTPDYWINVQQPFSVLGLAFGSEPQPDVAVIPGTKRDYTDHPTVAALIVEVADATLSNDLTTKAELYATAHVPEYWVLDVANRQLHVFRNPAPLAAGLDATAYGSHATLAPTDTVSPLAAPGASIRVSDLLP is encoded by the coding sequence ATGACTGCTAACCCACCCCCATCATCGGAACGCTCGCGCCGGTTGACCCGAGAGCAGTATTACGAACTCGGTAACCGCGGCTTCTTCGACGGTAAGCGGGTCGAACTCATTTTCGGAGAGGTCGTCGAAATGAGTCCGATCAACTGGCCCCACGCGCTCGGTGTAGGACTCGTCACGGACATACTCCGGGTTGCTTTCACACCAGACTACTGGATCAACGTCCAGCAACCGTTCTCGGTGTTGGGCTTGGCTTTTGGTTCGGAACCACAACCGGACGTGGCCGTAATTCCGGGCACGAAACGAGACTACACCGATCACCCGACCGTCGCGGCCCTGATCGTCGAAGTCGCGGACGCAACCCTGTCTAACGACCTCACGACGAAGGCCGAACTGTACGCGACCGCGCACGTCCCCGAATATTGGGTGTTGGACGTGGCGAACCGACAACTCCACGTCTTCCGCAACCCGGCGCCTCTCGCCGCCGGATTAGACGCCACGGCCTACGGCTCGCACGCGACACTGGCACCCACAGACACCGTTTCGCCGCTCGCGGCCCCCGGCGCATCGATCCGGGTTAGCGATCTTCTGCCGTGA
- a CDS encoding MlaD family protein has translation MSQSLSRWQAVTLGLVVVAALALGSYGVARIADKQGLWADTVEVTAGFPEAHDVTPGTPVRIRGVDAGQVITVEYPDHDGPGAEVTVRMRLQAKFASRLYSNASAQIHGTGMLGSKVISIQPGDPNKGALADGRLRGVKPFALEDAIAEVRDLAKEAKGTASEVKLLASEARETVAAAKGFISGVEESNGTFAKLIRDDDLYEDARGTLGDLRKLVGRTDKAVGTMENEMGNLRGFVSDGRDTLKSVKQGSEALSKLPIVRSYVEDSVALLVRPTMSRTQMLYQSKDVFEPGTATLTGDGRRHLDGVASTLKGNKAAGSEIVVVGFHDPKDKVTTSAVAQELTKKQAEVVAEYLKAAGAHKLGAFSRRKIIPLGMGMNLSPTDPDPNAPSNVQILMFTPR, from the coding sequence GTGTCGCAATCGCTTTCGCGCTGGCAGGCGGTCACGTTAGGGTTGGTGGTGGTCGCCGCGCTCGCTCTGGGCAGTTACGGCGTCGCGCGCATCGCCGACAAACAAGGATTGTGGGCCGACACCGTCGAAGTTACGGCGGGGTTCCCCGAAGCACACGACGTTACCCCGGGTACGCCGGTGCGCATCCGCGGCGTGGACGCGGGGCAGGTAATTACGGTCGAATATCCCGATCACGACGGCCCCGGCGCGGAAGTGACCGTCCGAATGCGCCTGCAAGCAAAGTTCGCCAGCCGATTGTACTCTAACGCTTCGGCTCAGATCCACGGAACCGGGATGCTGGGCTCGAAGGTTATCAGCATTCAACCCGGCGACCCGAATAAAGGGGCTCTCGCCGACGGCCGGCTCCGGGGCGTGAAGCCGTTCGCGCTCGAAGACGCGATCGCCGAAGTGCGCGACCTGGCGAAAGAAGCGAAGGGCACCGCTTCCGAGGTGAAGTTGCTCGCTTCGGAAGCACGCGAAACCGTGGCGGCGGCGAAGGGATTCATCAGCGGCGTCGAGGAGAGCAACGGCACGTTCGCGAAACTCATCCGCGACGACGATTTGTACGAGGACGCGCGCGGAACGCTCGGTGACTTGCGCAAGTTGGTCGGCCGAACGGATAAGGCCGTGGGCACGATGGAAAATGAGATGGGCAATCTCCGCGGGTTCGTCTCCGACGGCCGCGATACACTGAAGTCCGTGAAGCAGGGAAGTGAAGCGCTGAGCAAACTGCCGATCGTGCGCAGTTACGTCGAGGACTCCGTGGCCCTGCTCGTCCGCCCGACGATGTCCCGCACGCAGATGCTTTATCAGTCCAAAGACGTCTTCGAGCCCGGTACCGCCACACTCACCGGTGACGGCCGCCGACACCTGGACGGCGTGGCGAGCACTCTCAAGGGAAACAAAGCGGCCGGGTCCGAAATCGTCGTGGTCGGGTTCCACGACCCGAAAGATAAAGTGACGACGTCCGCTGTTGCACAGGAGTTAACCAAGAAACAGGCCGAGGTGGTGGCCGAGTACCTGAAGGCCGCCGGTGCCCACAAACTGGGCGCCTTTTCCCGGCGCAAGATCATTCCGTTGGGAATGGGAATGAATCTCTCGCCCACCGACCCGGACCCGAACGCCCCCTCGAACGTGCAGATATTGATGTTCACACCGCGGTAA
- a CDS encoding flotillin family protein: MLSLALLAQSKSGDPNLADVPWPVVTALAAGLVLFSLLMLLVRRYKRCPSNRILVIYGKTGGGNAAKCVHGGAAFVLPLVQDYAYLNLDPIQIEVPLKGALSIENIRVNVPSVFTVAIGTDPETMQNAAIRLLGLGTQEIKEQARDIIFGQLRQVIASMRIEDINRNRDQFLESVQKSLEPELKKIGLVLINVNITDITDESGYIEAIGRKAAAVAIQQAKIDVAEQEKKGQIGVAEAERERAISVANATKVREIGTREATREQAIKVAQLDKDREVGEQTALLEQETLIKESQRQQAIRIAELDRDQKVGEQQAVFERESRIAEADRDKRVRLAEANATAIGGEATAQASIAGAQATLAVKNAEAYQISETKKREAEAAVLEAQNKAMARAALAQAEKIEAEQRAALEAPAKAQKAKIIVDAEAAAERVKLEAQAAAATIYAKLEAEARGQFEILAKKGEGLKKIIDACGSPQAAFQLLMLEHMDALADASAKAISNIKFDKVVVWEGGGGGNAAAGTSSTASFLQNMARMMPPMMQVMKDIGGVEVPEYLAKLTSESPTESKPPSTNGTHAKVG, from the coding sequence ATGTTGTCGCTCGCTCTCCTCGCTCAATCGAAATCCGGCGACCCGAACCTCGCGGACGTCCCGTGGCCGGTCGTCACCGCACTGGCCGCCGGGCTGGTCCTCTTCAGCCTCCTCATGCTCCTCGTGAGGCGCTACAAGCGCTGCCCCTCGAACCGCATCCTCGTGATCTACGGTAAGACCGGCGGCGGGAACGCGGCCAAGTGCGTCCACGGCGGTGCGGCGTTCGTGCTGCCCCTCGTTCAGGACTACGCCTACCTCAACCTCGACCCGATCCAGATCGAAGTGCCGCTCAAGGGCGCCCTCTCGATCGAGAACATCCGCGTGAACGTGCCCAGCGTGTTCACCGTCGCCATCGGCACCGACCCGGAAACGATGCAGAACGCCGCGATCCGGCTCCTCGGTCTCGGCACCCAGGAGATCAAGGAACAGGCGCGCGACATCATCTTCGGCCAACTGCGGCAGGTGATCGCGTCCATGCGGATCGAGGACATCAACCGCAACCGCGACCAGTTCTTGGAGAGCGTGCAGAAGTCGCTCGAACCGGAGCTGAAGAAGATCGGCCTCGTGCTCATCAACGTGAACATCACCGACATCACGGACGAGAGCGGCTACATCGAGGCCATCGGCCGGAAGGCGGCCGCGGTCGCGATCCAGCAAGCGAAAATCGACGTGGCGGAACAAGAGAAGAAGGGGCAGATCGGCGTCGCGGAGGCCGAGCGCGAGCGGGCCATCTCGGTCGCGAACGCGACGAAGGTGCGCGAGATCGGCACCCGCGAAGCGACCCGCGAGCAGGCCATCAAGGTCGCCCAACTCGACAAGGACCGGGAGGTCGGCGAGCAGACCGCGCTGCTCGAACAAGAAACGCTCATCAAGGAATCGCAGCGCCAGCAAGCGATCCGCATCGCCGAACTCGACCGCGACCAGAAGGTCGGCGAGCAGCAAGCCGTGTTCGAGCGGGAATCGCGCATCGCCGAGGCCGACCGCGACAAGCGCGTGCGTTTGGCTGAAGCCAATGCCACAGCGATCGGCGGTGAGGCCACTGCGCAAGCCAGTATCGCGGGCGCGCAGGCCACGCTCGCGGTGAAGAACGCCGAGGCGTATCAAATTTCCGAAACGAAGAAGCGCGAAGCGGAAGCCGCGGTTCTGGAAGCGCAGAACAAGGCGATGGCCCGGGCCGCACTCGCACAGGCCGAGAAGATCGAAGCCGAACAGCGCGCCGCGCTCGAAGCTCCCGCGAAGGCTCAGAAGGCGAAGATAATCGTGGACGCCGAGGCCGCTGCGGAGCGCGTGAAGCTCGAAGCGCAAGCCGCCGCCGCGACCATCTACGCGAAGCTCGAAGCCGAGGCCCGCGGCCAATTCGAGATCCTGGCGAAGAAGGGCGAGGGGTTGAAGAAGATCATCGATGCGTGCGGCAGCCCACAGGCCGCGTTCCAGTTGCTCATGCTCGAACACATGGACGCGCTCGCGGACGCCTCCGCGAAGGCCATCTCGAACATCAAGTTCGACAAGGTGGTGGTGTGGGAAGGTGGTGGGGGAGGGAACGCGGCCGCCGGCACGTCGAGCACGGCTTCGTTCCTTCAGAACATGGCCCGGATGATGCCGCCGATGATGCAAGTGATGAAGGACATCGGCGGCGTGGAGGTGCCCGAGTACCTCGCGAAGCTCACCAGCGAATCACCCACCGAGAGCAAGCCGCCGAGCACGAACGGCACACACGCGAAGGTCGGGTAA
- a CDS encoding alpha-ketoglutarate-dependent dioxygenase AlkB family protein, translated as MTPSLLESGSIRLSADFLPGGYALYEHLVASVVWDTRIRARKSASFGVPYNYSGIEWPHTPIPDVVAPLFARVTGEVGFEPNNCLANYYPDGKSSMGFHSDSTAELEPSTGIAVVSLGAERTITFHRIDDKTVTESYRLSSGSLLWMCPEMQADWRHAILTDRDATGGRISLTFRRVKA; from the coding sequence ATGACTCCCAGTTTACTTGAGAGTGGCTCCATTCGGCTCTCCGCCGACTTCCTGCCCGGTGGCTACGCGCTCTACGAACACCTCGTTGCTTCCGTTGTGTGGGACACACGCATTCGTGCCCGGAAGTCGGCCAGTTTCGGCGTGCCGTACAACTACTCGGGCATCGAGTGGCCTCACACCCCGATTCCCGATGTGGTAGCACCGCTATTCGCTCGCGTCACGGGGGAGGTCGGATTCGAGCCGAATAACTGCCTCGCGAACTATTATCCCGATGGCAAATCCTCGATGGGCTTTCACTCCGATTCGACCGCGGAGTTGGAACCGAGCACCGGCATTGCGGTCGTCTCGCTCGGCGCAGAACGCACCATCACGTTTCACCGCATCGACGATAAGACGGTGACCGAGAGCTACCGCCTTTCTTCCGGTTCGCTCTTGTGGATGTGCCCCGAAATGCAAGCCGACTGGCGGCACGCGATTCTGACAGACCGGGACGCGACCGGCGGTCGGATCAGCCTCACATTTCGTCGCGTAAAAGCGTGA
- a CDS encoding S9 family peptidase has product MKTTIALALTLSSAAFAHAADPTPSKSVDTSFLKKFAETRRFMLGRPQNPKIAPDGKTVLFLRAEVDKPTLKLFEFDVATARTKEILSPESLLKGSAENLTPEEKARRERMRLSAGGFADFHFDKDGTNILLPLSGKLFVYERATGKVTQLKTGEGGSVVDPKWSPDGKKVAYVRGFDVFVCDLATNTETAVTKGGTAIKTHGLAEFVAQEEMGRFTGYWWAPDGKHIAYEEADHTGVETWFVADPFKPDAKPAEQFYPRPGKKNVSVRLGVVPVGGGKTEWVAWDREKYEYLAAVKWDKRGGLTAQLQSRKQNNIALYQVQPGSGELKLLLNDDTPGAWTNLRGSFPWWLDSDRFLWITENDGDARLALFDLTRPSEKPARFITPSDLQVTDIAQLDEKTGGLLIQATDDPSQSKLWAVGTNRPDGSVIAQIDRTAAPGIRTAVYSPDINISVQTTTTLQQMPKSVVGFEGNRALGELPSVAIEPDIKLNVKIEKVGDYWTAVVRPRNFDPKKKYPVIVDVYGGPKHLHVVQAMRNWLVPQWLADQGFVVVAVDNRGTPGRGREWERSIYQKFGTVPLEDQVKGLNLLCAKFPELDKDRVGIVGWSFGGYMAANGVLRAPEVFKAAVAGAPVTDWEDYDTHYTERYMGLLPESRKQYDDASLLPLAKDLKRPLLLVHGTADDNVYYRHTLKLSNALFRAGRDFESLPLPGVTHMYTSDPVVMERLWAKTATFFKTHLGEPK; this is encoded by the coding sequence ATGAAAACCACCATCGCGCTCGCCCTAACCCTATCCAGTGCCGCCTTCGCGCACGCGGCCGACCCTACCCCAAGTAAATCCGTGGACACGTCGTTCCTGAAGAAGTTCGCGGAGACGCGGCGGTTCATGTTGGGCCGCCCGCAAAACCCCAAAATCGCGCCCGATGGCAAGACGGTGCTGTTCCTCCGCGCCGAGGTCGACAAGCCCACGCTCAAGCTGTTCGAGTTCGATGTCGCGACCGCGCGGACGAAAGAAATTCTCTCTCCGGAGTCGCTGCTCAAAGGAAGTGCGGAGAACCTCACGCCCGAGGAGAAGGCCCGACGCGAGCGGATGCGGCTCTCCGCCGGCGGCTTCGCGGACTTCCACTTCGACAAAGACGGGACGAACATTCTTCTGCCGCTATCGGGCAAGTTGTTCGTGTACGAGCGCGCGACCGGGAAGGTCACCCAACTGAAGACCGGCGAGGGCGGCTCGGTCGTCGATCCGAAGTGGTCGCCGGACGGGAAGAAGGTCGCGTATGTTCGCGGGTTCGATGTGTTCGTGTGCGACCTCGCCACAAACACAGAGACCGCGGTCACGAAGGGCGGCACCGCGATCAAAACGCACGGACTGGCCGAGTTCGTGGCGCAAGAAGAAATGGGGCGGTTTACCGGGTACTGGTGGGCGCCCGATGGCAAGCACATCGCTTACGAAGAAGCCGACCACACCGGCGTCGAGACGTGGTTCGTCGCGGACCCGTTCAAACCGGACGCGAAACCGGCCGAGCAGTTCTACCCGCGCCCGGGCAAGAAGAACGTGAGCGTGCGATTGGGCGTGGTTCCAGTTGGGGGCGGGAAGACGGAATGGGTCGCGTGGGATCGTGAGAAGTACGAGTATTTGGCCGCAGTCAAGTGGGACAAGCGGGGCGGATTGACCGCTCAACTTCAGAGCCGCAAGCAAAACAACATCGCACTGTATCAGGTTCAACCGGGAAGCGGGGAACTGAAGTTACTACTCAACGACGACACTCCCGGGGCCTGGACCAACTTACGGGGGTCGTTCCCGTGGTGGCTCGATAGTGACCGCTTTTTGTGGATCACAGAAAATGACGGCGACGCGCGGCTCGCCCTGTTCGATCTCACACGGCCTTCCGAGAAGCCGGCGCGCTTCATCACCCCGTCCGACCTTCAAGTGACAGACATTGCTCAGCTCGATGAGAAAACAGGCGGCTTGCTCATTCAGGCAACGGACGACCCGTCACAGTCGAAGCTGTGGGCCGTCGGTACCAACCGGCCGGACGGCTCGGTAATCGCGCAAATCGACCGCACGGCCGCTCCAGGTATTCGCACAGCAGTCTACTCACCCGACATCAACATTAGCGTTCAGACCACGACCACACTTCAGCAGATGCCGAAATCCGTGGTGGGGTTTGAAGGCAATCGTGCGCTGGGCGAGTTACCGTCCGTCGCGATCGAACCAGACATCAAACTGAACGTGAAAATCGAGAAGGTCGGCGACTACTGGACCGCGGTCGTGCGGCCCCGCAACTTCGACCCGAAGAAAAAGTACCCGGTGATTGTGGACGTGTACGGCGGGCCGAAGCACCTGCACGTTGTCCAGGCGATGCGGAACTGGCTCGTCCCGCAATGGCTCGCGGATCAGGGGTTCGTTGTGGTCGCGGTTGATAATCGCGGAACGCCCGGCCGCGGGCGCGAGTGGGAGCGGAGCATCTACCAGAAGTTCGGTACCGTGCCCTTGGAAGATCAGGTGAAGGGGCTGAACCTCCTGTGCGCCAAGTTCCCGGAATTGGACAAGGACCGCGTGGGGATCGTGGGGTGGTCGTTCGGCGGGTACATGGCCGCGAACGGCGTGCTCCGCGCACCGGAAGTGTTCAAGGCCGCTGTTGCGGGCGCCCCGGTCACCGACTGGGAGGACTACGACACGCACTACACCGAGCGCTACATGGGCTTACTTCCCGAATCCAGAAAGCAGTACGACGACGCGAGCCTGCTCCCGCTCGCCAAAGACCTAAAGCGCCCGCTGTTGCTGGTCCACGGCACCGCGGACGACAACGTGTACTACCGCCACACGCTGAAGCTCTCGAACGCACTGTTCCGTGCCGGCCGCGACTTTGAATCACTGCCGTTACCGGGCGTCACGCACATGTACACGTCCGACCCGGTGGTGATGGAGCGCTTGTGGGCGAAGACCGCCACGTTCTTCAAAACTCACTTGGGCGAACCGAAGTGA
- a CDS encoding RNA polymerase sigma factor, with amino-acid sequence MIAPPELPPLSPADKGRVTLLYHFARLQMPAVKLSEPAFLTHLQRTLRIFLPKAPGPLSWAGYLEGLYAVDWLVCVGCLDGQNAAWEALFNARTGRSDCLLVDALRARAVRLYPRNEERQDTAVTEFWSNLIAPESEGTLPVLARYDGQRPLAPWLIRVFQNWHLSKLRQTTGVTALPDDEIALPMDAPKANGSDRWHETFVSAAREWLGTIDDDERLLLGLRWRYRLSQREAAKLFNLNEGTLTRRTDKLRDRALEHVGGKLIAEGWAGDDLEDFVLTELGALLTDDPRLSADQLGRLLAAKGKALPAE; translated from the coding sequence GTGATTGCACCCCCGGAACTGCCGCCGCTCAGCCCCGCGGACAAGGGCCGCGTCACGCTGCTCTACCACTTCGCGCGGCTCCAAATGCCCGCAGTCAAGCTCTCCGAACCGGCGTTCCTCACGCACCTCCAGCGCACGCTCCGCATTTTCCTCCCGAAGGCCCCCGGCCCGCTCTCCTGGGCGGGGTACCTGGAGGGCCTGTACGCGGTCGATTGGCTCGTCTGCGTCGGGTGCCTGGACGGGCAGAACGCCGCGTGGGAGGCGCTGTTCAACGCCCGCACCGGGCGCAGTGATTGCCTGCTCGTGGACGCGCTCCGCGCCCGAGCGGTGCGCCTCTACCCGCGCAACGAAGAGCGCCAGGACACGGCCGTAACGGAGTTCTGGAGCAATCTGATCGCGCCCGAGAGCGAGGGCACGCTCCCCGTGCTCGCGCGGTACGACGGCCAGCGCCCGCTGGCCCCGTGGCTGATCCGCGTGTTCCAGAACTGGCACCTCTCGAAGTTGCGCCAGACCACCGGTGTCACGGCCCTCCCGGACGATGAAATCGCGCTCCCGATGGACGCGCCGAAGGCGAACGGTTCGGACCGGTGGCACGAGACGTTCGTCTCCGCGGCGCGCGAGTGGCTCGGCACCATTGATGACGACGAGCGCCTGCTGCTCGGCCTCCGGTGGCGGTACCGGTTGAGCCAGCGCGAGGCCGCGAAGCTGTTCAATTTGAACGAGGGCACGCTCACCCGGCGCACGGACAAGCTCCGCGACCGTGCGCTCGAACACGTCGGCGGAAAGCTCATTGCCGAGGGCTGGGCCGGTGACGATTTGGAAGACTTCGTTTTAACGGAACTCGGCGCGCTGCTCACCGACGATCCGCGCCTGAGCGCCGATCAACTCGGGCGCCTCCTCGCCGCGAAGGGCAAGGCGCTTCCCGCGGAGTGA
- a CDS encoding lipoate--protein ligase family protein, with translation MQLLDLTLPDPAVNLALDEALLVSAEEGTGGEVLRLWEQPTHAVVVGSGGSVVIDVNLSACAADGVPVLRRASGGGTVLLGPGCLCFSLVLSYARAPGLNEIPASNRYILARIVNALKPVVAASVEGTSDLAVTGVKFSGNAQQRKRKFFLHHGTLLCGSDLALVAKYLNPPERQPEYRRDRAHGDFVTNLPLRAEEAKQLLIAEWRPEGDYAPVPLPQAHALVAEKYSRVEWNRRR, from the coding sequence ATGCAGTTACTCGATCTCACATTGCCCGATCCCGCCGTAAACCTCGCGCTCGATGAAGCGCTGCTCGTGTCCGCGGAAGAAGGTACCGGTGGTGAGGTACTGCGACTCTGGGAGCAACCGACCCACGCGGTTGTGGTCGGGTCCGGTGGGTCGGTCGTGATCGATGTGAACTTGTCCGCGTGCGCGGCGGACGGGGTGCCGGTGTTGCGCAGGGCGAGTGGGGGAGGAACGGTCCTGCTCGGTCCCGGGTGCCTGTGCTTCAGTCTCGTGCTGAGTTACGCCCGCGCCCCCGGGCTGAACGAGATCCCCGCCAGCAACCGGTACATCCTCGCGCGCATCGTGAACGCACTGAAACCGGTGGTCGCTGCGTCGGTGGAGGGAACGAGTGATCTGGCGGTGACCGGCGTGAAGTTTTCGGGAAACGCCCAGCAGCGCAAGCGCAAGTTCTTCCTCCACCACGGTACGCTGCTCTGCGGTTCCGACCTCGCACTCGTCGCGAAATACCTGAACCCGCCGGAGCGTCAGCCCGAGTACCGCCGGGACCGCGCGCACGGGGATTTCGTCACGAACTTACCTCTGCGCGCGGAGGAGGCCAAGCAACTGCTCATCGCGGAGTGGCGCCCCGAGGGTGACTACGCTCCGGTGCCACTCCCCCAAGCGCACGCACTGGTCGCCGAAAAATACTCCCGTGTCGAGTGGAACCGGCGCCGTTAG
- a CDS encoding cytochrome B6: MSRVRNSGWTLPVIAAGSLIALAAWQLVPANQPPAPKPDQPLVAEPAAAQPPAANDFAAVMAKMKAAKADIAKKHNEMLAARYDLAERAAADGKMTRGKAVQQGPRAKLAAGTTWAALADMKPEEIREKGLFPAGYLPLPHPNHPEGGMLFPKFHIDEIKKQEARDLTRFDLDFDLPDHFLPEFPPPIFLTTRLDLGDISKGKLVTIDNFEELFKDALNPKQLEGLRLLVTPFPQQQFNMTADRRSEKAHRGVTCFDCHVNGHTNAATHLVGDIRPQEFRHRIDVPSLRGVNVQRLFGSQRALKSIEDFTEFEQRAAYFDGDHTQAARKGVNPLDRGTQVHFMAEFQDLVDFPPAPKLDLFGKLDQSKATDSEKRGEALFVGKAKCSTCHPAPYYTDNTLHNLQTERFFKPVTVLGRTASVDGPIKTFPLRGIKDSPPYLHDGRLLTLEDTVEFFNLILETKLTEDEKKDLVAFMKCL, from the coding sequence ATGAGTCGCGTTCGGAACTCGGGCTGGACCCTGCCGGTGATAGCCGCCGGGAGTCTGATTGCGCTCGCGGCGTGGCAACTGGTGCCCGCCAACCAACCGCCTGCGCCGAAGCCGGACCAACCACTGGTCGCGGAGCCGGCTGCGGCCCAACCGCCGGCGGCCAACGACTTCGCCGCGGTCATGGCGAAGATGAAGGCCGCGAAAGCCGACATCGCGAAGAAGCATAACGAAATGCTGGCCGCGCGGTACGACCTCGCGGAGCGCGCCGCGGCGGACGGGAAGATGACGCGCGGCAAGGCCGTGCAGCAGGGGCCGCGCGCGAAGCTGGCCGCCGGGACCACGTGGGCCGCACTCGCGGACATGAAGCCGGAAGAGATCCGCGAGAAGGGGCTGTTCCCCGCCGGGTACCTACCGCTGCCGCACCCGAACCACCCCGAAGGCGGGATGCTGTTCCCGAAGTTCCACATCGACGAAATCAAGAAACAAGAGGCGCGCGACCTGACGCGGTTCGATCTCGATTTCGACCTTCCCGACCACTTCCTGCCCGAGTTCCCGCCGCCGATCTTCCTGACCACCCGACTCGACCTCGGCGACATCTCGAAGGGTAAGCTCGTCACCATCGACAACTTCGAGGAGCTGTTCAAGGACGCACTGAACCCGAAACAACTGGAAGGGCTGCGGTTGCTCGTTACCCCGTTCCCGCAACAGCAGTTCAACATGACCGCCGACCGGCGCAGCGAGAAGGCGCACCGCGGTGTCACGTGCTTCGACTGTCACGTGAACGGCCACACGAACGCGGCCACGCACTTGGTCGGCGACATCCGACCGCAAGAGTTCCGGCACCGCATCGACGTGCCCTCGCTGCGTGGCGTGAACGTGCAGCGGCTGTTCGGCTCGCAGCGCGCACTGAAGAGTATCGAGGACTTCACCGAGTTCGAGCAACGGGCCGCGTACTTCGACGGCGACCACACGCAGGCCGCGCGGAAGGGCGTCAACCCGCTGGACCGCGGCACCCAGGTCCACTTCATGGCAGAGTTCCAGGATCTGGTCGACTTCCCGCCCGCACCGAAGCTGGATTTGTTCGGGAAACTCGATCAATCGAAGGCGACCGACAGCGAGAAGCGCGGCGAGGCGCTGTTCGTCGGTAAGGCGAAGTGTTCGACGTGCCACCCGGCCCCGTACTACACCGACAATACGCTACACAACTTGCAGACCGAACGGTTCTTTAAGCCGGTGACGGTACTCGGGCGGACGGCGAGCGTAGACGGGCCGATCAAGACGTTCCCGCTCCGCGGTATCAAGGACAGCCCGCCGTACCTGCACGACGGCCGGTTGCTCACGCTCGAAGACACGGTCGAGTTCTTCAACCTGATTCTCGAAACGAAACTCACCGAGGACGAGAAGAAAGATCTGGTCGCGTTTATGAAGTGCCTGTAA